One stretch of Priestia megaterium DNA includes these proteins:
- the hxlB gene encoding 6-phospho-3-hexuloisomerase, whose amino-acid sequence MQTNEHLKTVMNELLQTTALIADDEAEQLVNGIISSKKVFVTGAGRSGLMGKSFAMRMMHMGIDAYVIGETVTSTFTQDDLLIIGSGSGETKSLIPIAQKAKELGGKVGVVTISPDSMLGKLADFIVKLPGAPKDQEQSSYQTVQPMASLFEQTLLLFYDALILRFMEKKELDTHTMYGKHANLE is encoded by the coding sequence ATGCAGACGAACGAACATTTAAAAACGGTTATGAATGAACTTTTACAAACAACGGCTCTAATCGCTGACGATGAAGCTGAACAGCTTGTAAATGGCATCATCTCATCTAAAAAAGTGTTTGTCACAGGAGCAGGCCGTTCAGGTCTTATGGGCAAGTCGTTTGCTATGCGTATGATGCATATGGGCATTGATGCTTATGTCATTGGAGAAACCGTAACTTCCACTTTCACGCAGGATGATTTATTAATCATCGGATCAGGTTCTGGCGAGACGAAGAGCTTGATTCCCATCGCTCAAAAAGCAAAAGAACTTGGGGGAAAAGTTGGAGTAGTCACAATTTCTCCCGACTCCATGCTTGGCAAGCTGGCTGACTTTATTGTGAAGCTGCCCGGTGCTCCGAAGGATCAAGAACAAAGCAGTTATCAAACAGTGCAGCCTATGGCGTCACTGTTTGAACAAACGCTTCTTCTCTTTTACGATGCGCTGATTCTTCGCTTCATGGAGAAAAAAGAACTTGATACCCATACAATGTACGGAAAGCATGCAAATTTAGAATAA
- the hxlA gene encoding 3-hexulose-6-phosphate synthase, whose translation MELQLALDLVNIAQAKEVVKEVEEHIDIVEIGTPVVINEGLRAVKEIKEAFPNLKVLADLKIMDAAGYEVQQASQAGADIITILGVAEDMSIKGAVEEAKKQGKKILVDMIGVKDIKGRAKELDEFGVDYICVHTGYDLQAVGQNSFEDLVTIKSVVKNAKTAVAGGIKLESLPEVVKAQPDLVIVGGGITSQDDKKSVASQMKELITN comes from the coding sequence ATGGAATTACAATTAGCATTAGATCTTGTTAATATCGCTCAAGCAAAAGAGGTAGTAAAAGAAGTTGAAGAACATATTGATATCGTGGAAATCGGTACGCCTGTTGTAATCAATGAAGGGCTTCGCGCCGTTAAAGAAATTAAAGAAGCATTTCCTAACTTAAAAGTATTAGCTGACCTAAAAATTATGGATGCAGCTGGCTATGAAGTACAGCAAGCTTCTCAAGCTGGAGCAGACATCATTACTATCTTAGGTGTTGCTGAAGATATGTCAATCAAAGGTGCAGTTGAAGAAGCTAAAAAACAAGGTAAAAAAATTCTAGTCGATATGATTGGTGTAAAAGATATTAAAGGACGCGCAAAAGAGCTAGACGAATTTGGCGTTGACTATATCTGTGTACACACAGGATACGATCTTCAAGCAGTTGGCCAAAACTCTTTTGAAGATTTAGTAACAATCAAAAGCGTTGTAAAAAATGCAAAAACAGCCGTTGCTGGCGGCATTAAATTAGAATCTTTACCTGAAGTAGTAAAAGCACAGCCTGATCTTGTTATCGTTGGCGGAGGAATCACGAGCCAAGACGATAAAAAATCAGTTGCTTCTCAAATGAAAGAGCTTATTACAAATTAA
- a CDS encoding winged helix-turn-helix transcriptional regulator, with protein sequence MSQLNKEFNCEKELTLAIIGGKWKMLILWHLGREGTKRFGELKSLIPDITPRMLVNQLRELEEDLIVNRKVYPVVPPKVEYSLTKEGESLMPILTAMYDWGKNYRDTVLINQEQTAETLIK encoded by the coding sequence TTGAGCCAGCTTAATAAGGAATTTAACTGTGAAAAAGAATTAACGCTTGCTATTATCGGTGGAAAGTGGAAGATGCTGATACTATGGCACTTAGGACGCGAAGGAACAAAACGGTTCGGGGAACTAAAATCGCTTATTCCTGATATTACGCCGCGCATGCTGGTTAACCAGCTACGGGAACTGGAAGAAGATCTAATTGTTAACCGTAAAGTTTATCCTGTCGTACCACCTAAAGTCGAATACTCACTTACAAAAGAAGGAGAAAGTTTAATGCCCATTTTGACGGCCATGTATGATTGGGGTAAAAATTACCGTGATACAGTGCTGATCAATCAAGAACAAACGGCGGAAACGTTAATTAAATGA